The Labrus mixtus chromosome 16, fLabMix1.1, whole genome shotgun sequence genome window below encodes:
- the si:ch211-80h18.1 gene encoding sericin 1 isoform X14 — protein MLPLKLWMVWAAVFLVVSLSAAPLEEKEQEQEQEQEEVEVEATEVGELSEEEEVLIGVQQTIATASASGGSGGGTNDGTAGSSSGGGTNDGTAGGGTNHGTVGSSSGGGTHHGTAGGGTNHGTAGGGTNHGTAGGGTNHGTAGGSAGSDGVDSDSYSNGQKLLNGGGGGAESPTGVFGSLGAGLSHLDYTGECPGNFDSSGHDFLLSLMGGGDPFGPDVHINLTGDLTPPTQLDSTVISSGVTATPSAHLNSGSSLDSTADAAHQYDIRDQSEPDLTSLTSEPDQSMISSVSGSPNPVAQGDGADSPHNNGNGRQTLLTDANGAGAEESVTDLHIDRTAPGIGSSHDVTESSPFISFTHILQPVSGGYSQTELVTMVTDSTGTESVSADPVGTPTDYSHPAVTDHTQTSGSVTERYHTPGQGLEGAENVELEDTC, from the exons ATGCTGCCACT GAAGCTGTGGATGGTGTGGGCTGCAGTTTTTCTGGTGGTTTCCCTGTCAGCGGCTCCTTTGGAGG agaaggagcaggagcaggagcaggagcaggaggaggtggaggtggaggccACAGAGGTGGGGGAgctgtctgaggaggaggagg TACTCATTGGCGTGCAGCAGACCATTGCCACGGCGTCTGCGTCCGGAGGTTCAG GAGGAGGAACAAATGATGGAACAGCAGGAAGTTCTTCAGGTGGGGGAACAAATGATggaacagcaggaggaggaacaaaCCATGGAACAGTAGGAAGTTCTTCAGGTGGAGGAACACACCATGGAACGGCAGGAGGAGGAACAAACCATggaacagcaggaggaggaacaaaCCATggaacagcaggaggaggaacaaaCCATGGAACAGCAGGAGGTTCTGCAG GATCTGATGGAGTTGACTCAGACTCTTACA GCAACGGACAGAAACTGCTGaatggtggaggaggaggagctgaaagtCCAACAG GTGTTTTCGGTTCATTAGGGGCCGGACTTTCTCACCTGGATTATACAGGTGAGTGTCCAG gaAATTTTGATTCATCAGGTCACGACTTCCTGCTGAGCCTGATGG GTGGAGGTGATCCATTCGGACCAGATGTTCACATCAACCTCACAG GTGACTTGACTCCTCCCACTCAGTTGGACTCTACAG TGATCAGTTCAGGTGTGACAGCTACTCCGTCTGCACATCTAAATAGTGGTTCAAGTCTGGACTCAACTGCAG ATGCTGCTCATCAATATGACATTAGGGACCAGTCAGAACCAGACCTCACTTCTCTAACCTCGGAACCTGACCAATCAATGATCAGCTCTGTTTCAGGCTCCCCCAACCCTGTAGCCCAGGGAG ATGGAGCAGACTCTCCACATAACAACG GAAATGGTCGACAGACGCTGTTGACGGATGCAAACGGAG CAGGTGCAGAGGAGTCAGTGACAGACCTTCATATCGATCGGACAG CTCCAGGTATTGGATCCAGCCATGATGTCACAG AGTCATCACCTTTCATCAGCTTCACGCACATACTGCAGCCAg tTTCAGGTGGTTACTCCCAAACAGAGctggtaaccatggtaacagacTCCACAGGGACAGAATCAG tttcAGCAGACCCAGTGGGAACTCCAACCGACTACA GTCATCCAGCTGTGACTGATCACACCCAGACGAGTG GTTCAGTCACTGAACGATACCACACACCTGGTCAGGGTCTTGAAG GTGCAGAAAATGTGGAACTGGAGGATACCTGCTGA
- the si:ch211-80h18.1 gene encoding sericin 1 isoform X13, translating to MLPLKLWMVWAAVFLVVSLSAAPLEEKEQEQEQEQEEVEVEATEVGELSEEEEAVLIGVQQTIATASASGGSGGGTNDGTAGSSSGGGTNDGTAGGGTNHGTVGSSSGGGTHHGTAGGGTNHGTAGGGTNHGTAGGGTNHGTAGGSAGSDGVDSDSYSNGQKLLNGGGGGAESPTGVFGSLGAGLSHLDYTGECPGNFDSSGHDFLLSLMGGGDPFGPDVHINLTGDLTPPTQLDSTVISSGVTATPSAHLNSGSSLDSTADAAHQYDIRDQSEPDLTSLTSEPDQSMISSVSGSPNPVAQGDGADSPHNNGNGRQTLLTDANGAGAEESVTDLHIDRTAPGIGSSHDVTESSPFISFTHILQPVSGGYSQTELVTMVTDSTGTESVSADPVGTPTDYSHPAVTDHTQTSGSVTERYHTPGQGLEGAENVELEDTC from the exons ATGCTGCCACT GAAGCTGTGGATGGTGTGGGCTGCAGTTTTTCTGGTGGTTTCCCTGTCAGCGGCTCCTTTGGAGG agaaggagcaggagcaggagcaggagcaggaggaggtggaggtggaggccACAGAGGTGGGGGAgctgtctgaggaggaggagg CAGTACTCATTGGCGTGCAGCAGACCATTGCCACGGCGTCTGCGTCCGGAGGTTCAG GAGGAGGAACAAATGATGGAACAGCAGGAAGTTCTTCAGGTGGGGGAACAAATGATggaacagcaggaggaggaacaaaCCATGGAACAGTAGGAAGTTCTTCAGGTGGAGGAACACACCATGGAACGGCAGGAGGAGGAACAAACCATggaacagcaggaggaggaacaaaCCATggaacagcaggaggaggaacaaaCCATGGAACAGCAGGAGGTTCTGCAG GATCTGATGGAGTTGACTCAGACTCTTACA GCAACGGACAGAAACTGCTGaatggtggaggaggaggagctgaaagtCCAACAG GTGTTTTCGGTTCATTAGGGGCCGGACTTTCTCACCTGGATTATACAGGTGAGTGTCCAG gaAATTTTGATTCATCAGGTCACGACTTCCTGCTGAGCCTGATGG GTGGAGGTGATCCATTCGGACCAGATGTTCACATCAACCTCACAG GTGACTTGACTCCTCCCACTCAGTTGGACTCTACAG TGATCAGTTCAGGTGTGACAGCTACTCCGTCTGCACATCTAAATAGTGGTTCAAGTCTGGACTCAACTGCAG ATGCTGCTCATCAATATGACATTAGGGACCAGTCAGAACCAGACCTCACTTCTCTAACCTCGGAACCTGACCAATCAATGATCAGCTCTGTTTCAGGCTCCCCCAACCCTGTAGCCCAGGGAG ATGGAGCAGACTCTCCACATAACAACG GAAATGGTCGACAGACGCTGTTGACGGATGCAAACGGAG CAGGTGCAGAGGAGTCAGTGACAGACCTTCATATCGATCGGACAG CTCCAGGTATTGGATCCAGCCATGATGTCACAG AGTCATCACCTTTCATCAGCTTCACGCACATACTGCAGCCAg tTTCAGGTGGTTACTCCCAAACAGAGctggtaaccatggtaacagacTCCACAGGGACAGAATCAG tttcAGCAGACCCAGTGGGAACTCCAACCGACTACA GTCATCCAGCTGTGACTGATCACACCCAGACGAGTG GTTCAGTCACTGAACGATACCACACACCTGGTCAGGGTCTTGAAG GTGCAGAAAATGTGGAACTGGAGGATACCTGCTGA
- the si:ch211-80h18.1 gene encoding uncharacterized protein si:ch211-80h18.1 isoform X3 — MLPLKLWMVWAAVFLVVSLSAAPLEEKEQEQEQEQEEVEVEATEVGELSEEEEDDDDSKSQDKIDEAVLIGVQQTIATASASGGSASSGLLAGGGTNDGTAGSSSGGGTNDGTAGGGTNHGTVGSSSGGGTHHGTAGGGTNHGTAGGGTNHGTAGGGTNHGTAGGSAGSDGVDSDSYSNGQKLLNGGGGGAESPTGVFGSLGAGLSHLDYTGECPGNFDSSGHDFLLSLMGGGDPFGPDVHINLTGDLTPPTQLDSTVISSGVTATPSAHLNSGSSLDSTADAAHQYDIRDQSEPDLTSLTSEPDQSMISSVSGSPNPVAQGDGADSPHNNGNGRQTLLTDANGGAEESVTDLHIDRTAPGIGSSHDVTESSPFISFTHILQPVSGGYSQTELVTMVTDSTGTESVSADPVGTPTDYSHPAVTDHTQTSGSVTERYHTPGQGLEGAENVELEDTC, encoded by the exons ATGCTGCCACT GAAGCTGTGGATGGTGTGGGCTGCAGTTTTTCTGGTGGTTTCCCTGTCAGCGGCTCCTTTGGAGG agaaggagcaggagcaggagcaggagcaggaggaggtggaggtggaggccACAGAGGTGGGGGAgctgtctgaggaggaggagg ATGATGATGACTCCAAGAGTCAGGATAAGATTGATGAGG CAGTACTCATTGGCGTGCAGCAGACCATTGCCACGGCGTCTGCGTCCGGAGGTTCAG CTTCCAGTGGTCTTTTGGCAGGAGGAGGAACAAATGATGGAACAGCAGGAAGTTCTTCAGGTGGGGGAACAAATGATggaacagcaggaggaggaacaaaCCATGGAACAGTAGGAAGTTCTTCAGGTGGAGGAACACACCATGGAACGGCAGGAGGAGGAACAAACCATggaacagcaggaggaggaacaaaCCATggaacagcaggaggaggaacaaaCCATGGAACAGCAGGAGGTTCTGCAG GATCTGATGGAGTTGACTCAGACTCTTACA GCAACGGACAGAAACTGCTGaatggtggaggaggaggagctgaaagtCCAACAG GTGTTTTCGGTTCATTAGGGGCCGGACTTTCTCACCTGGATTATACAGGTGAGTGTCCAG gaAATTTTGATTCATCAGGTCACGACTTCCTGCTGAGCCTGATGG GTGGAGGTGATCCATTCGGACCAGATGTTCACATCAACCTCACAG GTGACTTGACTCCTCCCACTCAGTTGGACTCTACAG TGATCAGTTCAGGTGTGACAGCTACTCCGTCTGCACATCTAAATAGTGGTTCAAGTCTGGACTCAACTGCAG ATGCTGCTCATCAATATGACATTAGGGACCAGTCAGAACCAGACCTCACTTCTCTAACCTCGGAACCTGACCAATCAATGATCAGCTCTGTTTCAGGCTCCCCCAACCCTGTAGCCCAGGGAG ATGGAGCAGACTCTCCACATAACAACG GAAATGGTCGACAGACGCTGTTGACGGATGCAAACGGAG GTGCAGAGGAGTCAGTGACAGACCTTCATATCGATCGGACAG CTCCAGGTATTGGATCCAGCCATGATGTCACAG AGTCATCACCTTTCATCAGCTTCACGCACATACTGCAGCCAg tTTCAGGTGGTTACTCCCAAACAGAGctggtaaccatggtaacagacTCCACAGGGACAGAATCAG tttcAGCAGACCCAGTGGGAACTCCAACCGACTACA GTCATCCAGCTGTGACTGATCACACCCAGACGAGTG GTTCAGTCACTGAACGATACCACACACCTGGTCAGGGTCTTGAAG GTGCAGAAAATGTGGAACTGGAGGATACCTGCTGA
- the si:ch211-80h18.1 gene encoding uncharacterized transmembrane protein DDB_G0289901 isoform X12 — MLPLKLWMVWAAVFLVVSLSAAPLEEKEQEQEQEQEEVEVEATEVGELSEEEEVLIGVQQTIATASASGGSASSGLLAGGGTNDGTAGSSSGGGTNDGTAGGGTNHGTVGSSSGGGTHHGTAGGGTNHGTAGGGTNHGTAGGGTNHGTAGGSAGSDGVDSDSYSNGQKLLNGGGGGAESPTGVFGSLGAGLSHLDYTGECPGNFDSSGHDFLLSLMGGGDPFGPDVHINLTGDLTPPTQLDSTVISSGVTATPSAHLNSGSSLDSTADAAHQYDIRDQSEPDLTSLTSEPDQSMISSVSGSPNPVAQGDGADSPHNNGNGRQTLLTDANGAGAEESVTDLHIDRTAPGIGSSHDVTESSPFISFTHILQPVSGGYSQTELVTMVTDSTGTESVSADPVGTPTDYSHPAVTDHTQTSGSVTERYHTPGQGLEGAENVELEDTC; from the exons ATGCTGCCACT GAAGCTGTGGATGGTGTGGGCTGCAGTTTTTCTGGTGGTTTCCCTGTCAGCGGCTCCTTTGGAGG agaaggagcaggagcaggagcaggagcaggaggaggtggaggtggaggccACAGAGGTGGGGGAgctgtctgaggaggaggagg TACTCATTGGCGTGCAGCAGACCATTGCCACGGCGTCTGCGTCCGGAGGTTCAG CTTCCAGTGGTCTTTTGGCAGGAGGAGGAACAAATGATGGAACAGCAGGAAGTTCTTCAGGTGGGGGAACAAATGATggaacagcaggaggaggaacaaaCCATGGAACAGTAGGAAGTTCTTCAGGTGGAGGAACACACCATGGAACGGCAGGAGGAGGAACAAACCATggaacagcaggaggaggaacaaaCCATggaacagcaggaggaggaacaaaCCATGGAACAGCAGGAGGTTCTGCAG GATCTGATGGAGTTGACTCAGACTCTTACA GCAACGGACAGAAACTGCTGaatggtggaggaggaggagctgaaagtCCAACAG GTGTTTTCGGTTCATTAGGGGCCGGACTTTCTCACCTGGATTATACAGGTGAGTGTCCAG gaAATTTTGATTCATCAGGTCACGACTTCCTGCTGAGCCTGATGG GTGGAGGTGATCCATTCGGACCAGATGTTCACATCAACCTCACAG GTGACTTGACTCCTCCCACTCAGTTGGACTCTACAG TGATCAGTTCAGGTGTGACAGCTACTCCGTCTGCACATCTAAATAGTGGTTCAAGTCTGGACTCAACTGCAG ATGCTGCTCATCAATATGACATTAGGGACCAGTCAGAACCAGACCTCACTTCTCTAACCTCGGAACCTGACCAATCAATGATCAGCTCTGTTTCAGGCTCCCCCAACCCTGTAGCCCAGGGAG ATGGAGCAGACTCTCCACATAACAACG GAAATGGTCGACAGACGCTGTTGACGGATGCAAACGGAG CAGGTGCAGAGGAGTCAGTGACAGACCTTCATATCGATCGGACAG CTCCAGGTATTGGATCCAGCCATGATGTCACAG AGTCATCACCTTTCATCAGCTTCACGCACATACTGCAGCCAg tTTCAGGTGGTTACTCCCAAACAGAGctggtaaccatggtaacagacTCCACAGGGACAGAATCAG tttcAGCAGACCCAGTGGGAACTCCAACCGACTACA GTCATCCAGCTGTGACTGATCACACCCAGACGAGTG GTTCAGTCACTGAACGATACCACACACCTGGTCAGGGTCTTGAAG GTGCAGAAAATGTGGAACTGGAGGATACCTGCTGA
- the si:ch211-80h18.1 gene encoding uncharacterized transmembrane protein DDB_G0289901 isoform X10: MLPLKLWMVWAAVFLVVSLSAAPLEEKEQEQEQEQEEVEVEATEVGELSEEEEAVLIGVQQTIATASASGGSASSGLLAGGGTNDGTAGSSSGGGTNDGTAGGGTNHGTVGSSSGGGTHHGTAGGGTNHGTAGGGTNHGTAGGGTNHGTAGGSAGSDGVDSDSYSNGQKLLNGGGGGAESPTGVFGSLGAGLSHLDYTGECPGNFDSSGHDFLLSLMGGGDPFGPDVHINLTGDLTPPTQLDSTVISSGVTATPSAHLNSGSSLDSTADAAHQYDIRDQSEPDLTSLTSEPDQSMISSVSGSPNPVAQGDGADSPHNNGNGRQTLLTDANGAGAEESVTDLHIDRTAPGIGSSHDVTESSPFISFTHILQPVSGGYSQTELVTMVTDSTGTESVSADPVGTPTDYSHPAVTDHTQTSGSVTERYHTPGQGLEGAENVELEDTC, encoded by the exons ATGCTGCCACT GAAGCTGTGGATGGTGTGGGCTGCAGTTTTTCTGGTGGTTTCCCTGTCAGCGGCTCCTTTGGAGG agaaggagcaggagcaggagcaggagcaggaggaggtggaggtggaggccACAGAGGTGGGGGAgctgtctgaggaggaggagg CAGTACTCATTGGCGTGCAGCAGACCATTGCCACGGCGTCTGCGTCCGGAGGTTCAG CTTCCAGTGGTCTTTTGGCAGGAGGAGGAACAAATGATGGAACAGCAGGAAGTTCTTCAGGTGGGGGAACAAATGATggaacagcaggaggaggaacaaaCCATGGAACAGTAGGAAGTTCTTCAGGTGGAGGAACACACCATGGAACGGCAGGAGGAGGAACAAACCATggaacagcaggaggaggaacaaaCCATggaacagcaggaggaggaacaaaCCATGGAACAGCAGGAGGTTCTGCAG GATCTGATGGAGTTGACTCAGACTCTTACA GCAACGGACAGAAACTGCTGaatggtggaggaggaggagctgaaagtCCAACAG GTGTTTTCGGTTCATTAGGGGCCGGACTTTCTCACCTGGATTATACAGGTGAGTGTCCAG gaAATTTTGATTCATCAGGTCACGACTTCCTGCTGAGCCTGATGG GTGGAGGTGATCCATTCGGACCAGATGTTCACATCAACCTCACAG GTGACTTGACTCCTCCCACTCAGTTGGACTCTACAG TGATCAGTTCAGGTGTGACAGCTACTCCGTCTGCACATCTAAATAGTGGTTCAAGTCTGGACTCAACTGCAG ATGCTGCTCATCAATATGACATTAGGGACCAGTCAGAACCAGACCTCACTTCTCTAACCTCGGAACCTGACCAATCAATGATCAGCTCTGTTTCAGGCTCCCCCAACCCTGTAGCCCAGGGAG ATGGAGCAGACTCTCCACATAACAACG GAAATGGTCGACAGACGCTGTTGACGGATGCAAACGGAG CAGGTGCAGAGGAGTCAGTGACAGACCTTCATATCGATCGGACAG CTCCAGGTATTGGATCCAGCCATGATGTCACAG AGTCATCACCTTTCATCAGCTTCACGCACATACTGCAGCCAg tTTCAGGTGGTTACTCCCAAACAGAGctggtaaccatggtaacagacTCCACAGGGACAGAATCAG tttcAGCAGACCCAGTGGGAACTCCAACCGACTACA GTCATCCAGCTGTGACTGATCACACCCAGACGAGTG GTTCAGTCACTGAACGATACCACACACCTGGTCAGGGTCTTGAAG GTGCAGAAAATGTGGAACTGGAGGATACCTGCTGA
- the si:ch211-80h18.1 gene encoding sericin 1 isoform X5: protein MLPLKLWMVWAAVFLVVSLSAAPLEEKEQEQEQEQEEVEVEATEVGELSEEEEDDDDSKSQDKIDEAVLIGVQQTIATASASGGSGGGTNDGTAGSSSGGGTNDGTAGGGTNHGTVGSSSGGGTHHGTAGGGTNHGTAGGGTNHGTAGGGTNHGTAGGSAGSDGVDSDSYSNGQKLLNGGGGGAESPTGVFGSLGAGLSHLDYTGECPGNFDSSGHDFLLSLMGGGDPFGPDVHINLTGDLTPPTQLDSTVISSGVTATPSAHLNSGSSLDSTADAAHQYDIRDQSEPDLTSLTSEPDQSMISSVSGSPNPVAQGDGADSPHNNGNGRQTLLTDANGAGAEESVTDLHIDRTAPGIGSSHDVTESSPFISFTHILQPVSGGYSQTELVTMVTDSTGTESVSADPVGTPTDYSHPAVTDHTQTSGSVTERYHTPGQGLEGAENVELEDTC from the exons ATGCTGCCACT GAAGCTGTGGATGGTGTGGGCTGCAGTTTTTCTGGTGGTTTCCCTGTCAGCGGCTCCTTTGGAGG agaaggagcaggagcaggagcaggagcaggaggaggtggaggtggaggccACAGAGGTGGGGGAgctgtctgaggaggaggagg ATGATGATGACTCCAAGAGTCAGGATAAGATTGATGAGG CAGTACTCATTGGCGTGCAGCAGACCATTGCCACGGCGTCTGCGTCCGGAGGTTCAG GAGGAGGAACAAATGATGGAACAGCAGGAAGTTCTTCAGGTGGGGGAACAAATGATggaacagcaggaggaggaacaaaCCATGGAACAGTAGGAAGTTCTTCAGGTGGAGGAACACACCATGGAACGGCAGGAGGAGGAACAAACCATggaacagcaggaggaggaacaaaCCATggaacagcaggaggaggaacaaaCCATGGAACAGCAGGAGGTTCTGCAG GATCTGATGGAGTTGACTCAGACTCTTACA GCAACGGACAGAAACTGCTGaatggtggaggaggaggagctgaaagtCCAACAG GTGTTTTCGGTTCATTAGGGGCCGGACTTTCTCACCTGGATTATACAGGTGAGTGTCCAG gaAATTTTGATTCATCAGGTCACGACTTCCTGCTGAGCCTGATGG GTGGAGGTGATCCATTCGGACCAGATGTTCACATCAACCTCACAG GTGACTTGACTCCTCCCACTCAGTTGGACTCTACAG TGATCAGTTCAGGTGTGACAGCTACTCCGTCTGCACATCTAAATAGTGGTTCAAGTCTGGACTCAACTGCAG ATGCTGCTCATCAATATGACATTAGGGACCAGTCAGAACCAGACCTCACTTCTCTAACCTCGGAACCTGACCAATCAATGATCAGCTCTGTTTCAGGCTCCCCCAACCCTGTAGCCCAGGGAG ATGGAGCAGACTCTCCACATAACAACG GAAATGGTCGACAGACGCTGTTGACGGATGCAAACGGAG CAGGTGCAGAGGAGTCAGTGACAGACCTTCATATCGATCGGACAG CTCCAGGTATTGGATCCAGCCATGATGTCACAG AGTCATCACCTTTCATCAGCTTCACGCACATACTGCAGCCAg tTTCAGGTGGTTACTCCCAAACAGAGctggtaaccatggtaacagacTCCACAGGGACAGAATCAG tttcAGCAGACCCAGTGGGAACTCCAACCGACTACA GTCATCCAGCTGTGACTGATCACACCCAGACGAGTG GTTCAGTCACTGAACGATACCACACACCTGGTCAGGGTCTTGAAG GTGCAGAAAATGTGGAACTGGAGGATACCTGCTGA
- the si:ch211-80h18.1 gene encoding sericin 1 isoform X6, giving the protein MLPLKLWMVWAAVFLVVSLSAAPLEEKEQEQEQEQEEVEVEATEVGELSEEEEDDDDSKSQDKIDEVLIGVQQTIATASASGGSGGGTNDGTAGSSSGGGTNDGTAGGGTNHGTVGSSSGGGTHHGTAGGGTNHGTAGGGTNHGTAGGGTNHGTAGGSAGSDGVDSDSYSNGQKLLNGGGGGAESPTGVFGSLGAGLSHLDYTGECPGNFDSSGHDFLLSLMGGGDPFGPDVHINLTGDLTPPTQLDSTVISSGVTATPSAHLNSGSSLDSTADAAHQYDIRDQSEPDLTSLTSEPDQSMISSVSGSPNPVAQGDGADSPHNNGNGRQTLLTDANGAGAEESVTDLHIDRTAPGIGSSHDVTESSPFISFTHILQPVSGGYSQTELVTMVTDSTGTESVSADPVGTPTDYSHPAVTDHTQTSGSVTERYHTPGQGLEGAENVELEDTC; this is encoded by the exons ATGCTGCCACT GAAGCTGTGGATGGTGTGGGCTGCAGTTTTTCTGGTGGTTTCCCTGTCAGCGGCTCCTTTGGAGG agaaggagcaggagcaggagcaggagcaggaggaggtggaggtggaggccACAGAGGTGGGGGAgctgtctgaggaggaggagg ATGATGATGACTCCAAGAGTCAGGATAAGATTGATGAGG TACTCATTGGCGTGCAGCAGACCATTGCCACGGCGTCTGCGTCCGGAGGTTCAG GAGGAGGAACAAATGATGGAACAGCAGGAAGTTCTTCAGGTGGGGGAACAAATGATggaacagcaggaggaggaacaaaCCATGGAACAGTAGGAAGTTCTTCAGGTGGAGGAACACACCATGGAACGGCAGGAGGAGGAACAAACCATggaacagcaggaggaggaacaaaCCATggaacagcaggaggaggaacaaaCCATGGAACAGCAGGAGGTTCTGCAG GATCTGATGGAGTTGACTCAGACTCTTACA GCAACGGACAGAAACTGCTGaatggtggaggaggaggagctgaaagtCCAACAG GTGTTTTCGGTTCATTAGGGGCCGGACTTTCTCACCTGGATTATACAGGTGAGTGTCCAG gaAATTTTGATTCATCAGGTCACGACTTCCTGCTGAGCCTGATGG GTGGAGGTGATCCATTCGGACCAGATGTTCACATCAACCTCACAG GTGACTTGACTCCTCCCACTCAGTTGGACTCTACAG TGATCAGTTCAGGTGTGACAGCTACTCCGTCTGCACATCTAAATAGTGGTTCAAGTCTGGACTCAACTGCAG ATGCTGCTCATCAATATGACATTAGGGACCAGTCAGAACCAGACCTCACTTCTCTAACCTCGGAACCTGACCAATCAATGATCAGCTCTGTTTCAGGCTCCCCCAACCCTGTAGCCCAGGGAG ATGGAGCAGACTCTCCACATAACAACG GAAATGGTCGACAGACGCTGTTGACGGATGCAAACGGAG CAGGTGCAGAGGAGTCAGTGACAGACCTTCATATCGATCGGACAG CTCCAGGTATTGGATCCAGCCATGATGTCACAG AGTCATCACCTTTCATCAGCTTCACGCACATACTGCAGCCAg tTTCAGGTGGTTACTCCCAAACAGAGctggtaaccatggtaacagacTCCACAGGGACAGAATCAG tttcAGCAGACCCAGTGGGAACTCCAACCGACTACA GTCATCCAGCTGTGACTGATCACACCCAGACGAGTG GTTCAGTCACTGAACGATACCACACACCTGGTCAGGGTCTTGAAG GTGCAGAAAATGTGGAACTGGAGGATACCTGCTGA